TACGGCGGATACACCGCAGTCCACCGCCGTGACTCGAACGGCACAAGCCGACCGGGACTGGCAACGGTCCGCCCGTGTGTAGTGGTCACCGTGGCGTCCCCTGCGCGGCCCGGGGGCATGTTGAGGAAGTCGCTGGAGCCAGTTGGTGAGCTGGCTGGCATAGGCGGAGGCGGGCCAGCGCTCAGGCGGAAGCCCGTCGCGTCGTGCCGTTGCCACGCCCGTTGAGCGGGATCAGCCTCTCCAGGTGAGCGCCCTTGGCCCGAGCCCCGAGCAGGTCCCTGTGCACAGCAACGATGTCCTGGCGCAGCGCCAGACCCTGCGCGTCCCTGGTGAACGCGCGGCAGGTGGTGACGAAGGAGGCACCGTCCGCGCCATGTTCGGGGCGGACGGTGCCGACGAACCTCCGCATGCCGTGCGAGGACACGCTGCGCTGCGTCTGCTCCGTCATCTCAACTGAAGTCTGAATTCGGCGAGTCGGTGTACCAAGGCCCCAACTCGCATAGACGGACGGGTCGGAGCCCCGGTTGGTTCCTGGGGCCCGCAGCCCCGAGGGCTGGGCGTCGGTCTCCCCCCTACAGCGTGCGCCTGACCGAAGCGTTCGCCCGCTGACCCGCACGTGTCACGGAACTTCGACGACGACGCGTCCCGCCGAATCCAGGACGTGAACGACCTGGTCTACGCCCGCAGGCGGAACGCCGAAGAACGGATCTACGTGGTGACTACCAACCTCCTCATCGACGCGCAGGAAAAGCTGGCCCGGCGCCGGCGGCTGGACCGCATCTGGCGCGCTGGAGGGGCGGTCAGCTGGCTGTCTTTACTCACCGCCATCATCGGCACGGGCATCGCCGCGCTCACCACGGGCGATCCAGCGCGGTTCGTCCTGGGTGATCTCATCTGCGGCGGGCTGCTCCTGCTGTCGCTGCTGGCGTTGGTCGGGGTGCACTTCGCCGGGCGGGGCCTGCCCACCCTCCAGCGTGTCGAGGCGCAGCTTGTCTCCGAGCAGGAGTCGCTATGGCAGCAGAAGGTCGAACGGCGCCCTGACATCCCTGAGCGGCGCCACCTTTACCGCGAGGAAGTCTTCACCGCGATCGAGCAGTACCAGGTTGTCAGTCGCAAGTACCGGCGGATCCATAACAGCCTGCAGTCCCTCATCATGATCGGCTCCGCCTCCACGACCACGATCGCGGCCCTGGACACGGGCAAGGAACTGACCTGGCAGAGCGTCACTCTGACCACCATCAGCTTCGCCATCACGGTGGCCGCCATGTTCACCGGCTACTACAAGTTCCGCGAGCGCAGCTACTTCCTTCAGCAGACCGCCGACGCCATCGAACAAGAGGCCAACGCCGTCACCCTCGGCATCGGCCCCTACAGCGAGTTCGGTGACGTCTGGGAAGTCGAGGCGCTGCAGCAGTTCACCCACCGTGTCGAGGGCCTCCGCAACGAACAGCGGCGCCGCCAGCAGCAACTGGACCAGCCCTCCGACCAGGCTGCTCCCTCCAGCCAGCCTCCGGCAATGTGAGCTAGACCGGGATCCACTCGCCGGTGTGCGGGCCCATCCGGCACTCCTCGGCGGGGGACCCAGTGGTGCGCAGCTGTGCCGAAGGCTCAGTGCCGAAGATGGTCAGTGGTTGAGGCTGGCGACGTAGGCGGGAGCCAGAGCGCGGATACGGCTCTCCGGGACGTCTCCGGCGAGGGCTGCGACGGCGAGCTCAGTGCCTGGGGTGGCGGCCGCGCCGAACAAAGTGCGCAGGAGTTCCAGGCCTTGGAGTGCGATGTCACCGACGCGTGGGTTGTTGCGCAGGATGGTGAATGATTGTGCGACGTCGGGGGCCGGAACCGTGGTCATGATGCGGTAGACGTCGCCGGCATCCTTATTGGAGAGCCGGTCTGGCCTTTTAGCTGCGTCGCGGATGCGTTCGTCGAGTTTGATGCTCTTGGCGACCAGCAGGGATGCAGGGCCGGCGACGTAGGCCTCAATGCGGCGGGTATCTCCCGGCGTGAGGGTGCCGACGGCCATGAGGGAGCGGTCGACAGCGGCGACTTCGAGTCCGGGCACCTTCTTCGTGGCCCAGGAGTCGTGGGGTGGCAGCTCGGTGCGCCGCCTCGTGTTGGGCTGCGGGGCGAGCTGGTGC
The sequence above is a segment of the Streptomyces longhuiensis genome. Coding sequences within it:
- a CDS encoding restriction endonuclease, encoding MTEQTQRSVSSHGMRRFVGTVRPEHGADGASFVTTCRAFTRDAQGLALRQDIVAVHRDLLGARAKGAHLERLIPLNGRGNGTTRRASA
- a CDS encoding DUF4231 domain-containing protein; translated protein: MNDLVYARRRNAEERIYVVTTNLLIDAQEKLARRRRLDRIWRAGGAVSWLSLLTAIIGTGIAALTTGDPARFVLGDLICGGLLLLSLLALVGVHFAGRGLPTLQRVEAQLVSEQESLWQQKVERRPDIPERRHLYREEVFTAIEQYQVVSRKYRRIHNSLQSLIMIGSASTTTIAALDTGKELTWQSVTLTTISFAITVAAMFTGYYKFRERSYFLQQTADAIEQEANAVTLGIGPYSEFGDVWEVEALQQFTHRVEGLRNEQRRRQQQLDQPSDQAAPSSQPPAM